The proteins below come from a single Halomonas binhaiensis genomic window:
- a CDS encoding Imm50 family immunity protein, translated as MCSWVELLTESKKISSIFWSDPLLLEDVELHEINFHRDGPKVTLRMDLKNYPSNPPKKWRLNNYNTVQVHLEFLDIQSCTLENWTKTSYRLKLDINMESDLVSLSAASDDFKIKLKSKFLYVSDITAYQNSLSDDQEIKDHKN; from the coding sequence ATGTGTTCATGGGTAGAATTATTAACTGAAAGTAAAAAAATATCCTCAATTTTTTGGAGCGATCCCCTTCTTCTTGAGGATGTTGAACTACATGAGATCAATTTCCATCGGGATGGACCTAAAGTTACACTGAGGATGGATCTAAAAAATTACCCTTCCAATCCTCCTAAAAAGTGGCGATTAAACAATTATAACACTGTTCAAGTTCATCTTGAATTTTTAGATATTCAGTCGTGCACCTTGGAAAACTGGACAAAAACCAGCTATAGATTGAAACTAGACATTAATATGGAAAGCGACCTTGTTTCACTATCAGCAGCCAGCGATGATTTTAAAATAAAACTTAAGTCAAAATTTCTATATGTGTCAGATATTACAGCTTATCAAAATTCGCTCAGCGATGATCAAGAAATAAAAGATCATAAGAATTAA
- a CDS encoding LysR family transcriptional regulator, whose amino-acid sequence MKGSDVAELRAFAAIIEHGNFARAAEWLGVSPSALSQTIRRLEVRLGQRLLNRTTRATRPTEAGQQLYERIRPALKEITEAQAQLQNQQGELGGRLRINASRTGAAYALAPHLTSFAQSYPRIEVEIVVSDRLEDVVESECDAGLRLGENLEQDMVGVPLSDPLRWIAVASPAYLARAGTPEHPADLKEHACINMRWPSGGHLYQWEFERDGQSVQVAVTGPLCTNDVATRLRAVKDGLGIGYFLEPEAWELLSSGDIVEVLGPWCAKEPGFSLYYPGNRLVTPQLRAFLDHIAACRRAEMRE is encoded by the coding sequence ATGAAAGGAAGTGACGTAGCGGAGCTGCGTGCCTTCGCCGCGATCATCGAGCACGGCAACTTCGCCCGAGCAGCGGAATGGCTCGGGGTTTCGCCTTCAGCGCTCAGCCAGACGATCCGGCGGCTGGAGGTACGCCTGGGCCAGCGCCTGCTGAACAGAACTACCCGTGCCACGCGGCCGACAGAAGCCGGGCAGCAGTTGTATGAACGGATTCGGCCCGCCTTGAAGGAAATCACCGAGGCGCAGGCTCAATTGCAGAACCAGCAGGGCGAACTCGGTGGCCGGCTGCGCATCAATGCATCGCGCACCGGGGCAGCCTATGCGTTGGCGCCACACCTGACGAGCTTTGCCCAGTCATATCCCAGGATCGAGGTCGAGATTGTCGTCTCCGATCGCCTGGAAGATGTAGTAGAAAGCGAATGCGATGCCGGGCTTCGCCTCGGTGAAAACCTGGAGCAGGACATGGTGGGCGTGCCGCTGAGTGATCCCTTGCGCTGGATTGCGGTGGCATCACCGGCCTATCTGGCGCGGGCGGGCACACCGGAGCATCCCGCAGACTTGAAGGAACATGCCTGCATCAACATGCGCTGGCCAAGTGGAGGACACTTGTACCAGTGGGAATTCGAACGTGATGGGCAGTCCGTTCAGGTCGCCGTGACTGGCCCGTTGTGTACCAATGATGTGGCAACCCGGCTGCGAGCGGTCAAGGACGGCCTTGGCATCGGCTATTTCCTTGAGCCGGAAGCATGGGAGCTATTGTCGAGCGGCGATATCGTCGAGGTGCTCGGCCCATGGTGTGCAAAGGAACCCGGGTTCTCTCTCTACTACCCAGGCAACCGCCTCGTCACCCCGCAGCTGCGAGCCTTTCTCGATCATATTGCGGCATGCAGGCGAGCAGAGATGAGGGAGTAG
- a CDS encoding aldo/keto reductase: MQLDHYRLLGRSGLKISPMALGTMTFGTEWGFGADEPTSRAIFNRYVERGGNFIDTANYYTGGTSESFISRFAKGRRERLVIATKYTLPMRTNDPNSGGNSRRSMVRAVEDSLTRLDSDYIDLLYLHAWDFTTSVEEILRAMDDLVTAGKVVYLGLSDIPAWQASRMQAIADLRGWSPLIAMQLEYNLIERSVERDLVPMSREMGMGIVPWSPLASGLLTGKYQRTELAPESVASGSRAAIVTEAGPVPERSFRIVDELKQVAAEQDASPATVALAWLLTRPGMAAPLIGARSVDQLDANLAALELELTDDQLARLDSVSKVSLGFPHDYLQRPAVQANIYGGMSIATVTDA; this comes from the coding sequence ATGCAGCTCGACCATTACCGTTTGCTGGGCCGTTCAGGCCTGAAGATATCGCCCATGGCGCTTGGCACCATGACCTTCGGTACGGAATGGGGTTTCGGCGCCGATGAGCCAACGTCCCGCGCGATTTTCAATCGTTATGTCGAACGTGGCGGCAACTTCATTGATACGGCGAACTACTACACAGGCGGCACTTCCGAATCTTTTATCAGCCGCTTCGCCAAAGGGCGGCGTGAACGCCTGGTCATTGCCACGAAATACACTCTGCCAATGCGTACCAACGATCCTAATTCCGGCGGCAACAGCCGACGCAGCATGGTCCGTGCGGTAGAAGACAGCCTGACCCGCCTCGACAGCGATTATATCGACCTGCTGTACCTGCATGCCTGGGACTTCACCACGTCCGTGGAAGAGATTCTGCGTGCCATGGATGACCTGGTGACGGCAGGCAAGGTCGTGTACCTGGGGCTATCCGATATTCCCGCCTGGCAGGCCTCGCGGATGCAGGCCATTGCGGACCTTCGCGGCTGGTCACCTCTGATCGCCATGCAGCTGGAATACAACCTGATCGAACGCAGTGTGGAGCGAGACCTGGTGCCGATGTCCCGCGAAATGGGCATGGGTATTGTGCCCTGGTCACCCCTGGCCAGCGGGTTGCTGACCGGGAAGTACCAGCGAACCGAGCTCGCACCGGAAAGCGTGGCCAGCGGTAGTCGTGCCGCCATCGTGACGGAAGCCGGCCCCGTCCCGGAACGCAGCTTCCGTATCGTCGATGAGTTGAAGCAGGTCGCAGCAGAACAGGATGCATCGCCTGCCACCGTGGCACTGGCGTGGCTTCTCACCCGCCCCGGCATGGCGGCGCCACTTATCGGAGCGCGCTCGGTAGATCAGCTCGATGCCAACCTGGCCGCACTTGAACTGGAGCTGACGGATGACCAGTTGGCCCGGCTCGACAGTGTCAGCAAAGTGTCGCTGGGTTTTCCCCATGACTACCTTCAACGCCCTGCCGTCCAGGCCAATATCTATGGTGGCATGTCGATCGCGACAGTGACTGACGCCTGA
- a CDS encoding RHS repeat domain-containing protein codes for MTRAQYAYDALGRRTYKHVEQQHQPSELTVFTWDGDLLQSEERFQGNMQASRAFALPELEPEDPARRFSLPRAQRQQMLTEMPGIIPLRRVVYLFEPDSFIPAAKLEAQYEAVAQATGTQAYGFTLYQLAQPALYYFQTDHLGTPLEVTDSDGQLAWVGHYRAWGKLEKANDGNNRPASTENPFRFQGQYHDPETGLHYNRHRYYDPEIGRFTTQDPIGLLGGENLYQYAPNPTGWVDPLGLSKKKCKGCKTPSSPGSMQKEVERGQAPREVARVDRGHIPEQEPHVHYTDGTSSTVSGGVHDAHRGIPSPSKKTKKWLNGHGWEAPK; via the coding sequence TTGACCCGCGCCCAGTACGCCTATGACGCCCTGGGACGGCGGACCTACAAGCACGTCGAACAACAGCATCAGCCCAGCGAACTGACCGTGTTCACCTGGGACGGCGACCTGCTGCAGAGTGAAGAGCGCTTCCAAGGCAATATGCAAGCATCACGCGCCTTCGCCCTGCCCGAACTGGAACCAGAAGACCCGGCACGCCGCTTCTCGCTACCGCGGGCCCAACGCCAGCAGATGCTGACCGAGATGCCCGGCATCATTCCGCTGCGTCGTGTGGTGTACCTGTTCGAACCGGACAGCTTCATTCCCGCCGCCAAGCTGGAAGCCCAATACGAAGCCGTCGCCCAGGCCACTGGTACACAAGCCTACGGTTTTACCCTGTATCAACTGGCGCAACCCGCGCTCTATTACTTCCAGACCGACCACCTCGGCACCCCGCTGGAAGTCACCGACAGCGACGGCCAACTGGCCTGGGTCGGCCACTACCGCGCCTGGGGCAAGCTGGAAAAAGCCAATGACGGCAACAACCGCCCAGCCTCTACGGAAAACCCCTTCCGCTTCCAGGGCCAGTACCACGACCCCGAAACCGGACTGCACTACAACCGCCACCGCTACTATGATCCAGAGATAGGCCGCTTCACCACCCAGGACCCCATCGGCCTGCTGGGTGGCGAGAACCTGTATCAGTACGCACCGAACCCGACCGGGTGGGTGGATCCGCTGGGGTTGAGCAAGAAAAAGTGTAAAGGTTGTAAGACCCCATCATCACCAGGATCAATGCAGAAAGAAGTTGAGCGCGGCCAAGCACCTCGGGAAGTGGCTCGAGTTGACCGAGGACACATCCCAGAGCAAGAGCCACATGTTCATTATACTGATGGCACATCTTCCACAGTGAGTGGTGGAGTACACGACGCTCATCGTGGAATCCCCAGTCCGTCGAAGAAAACCAAAAAATGGCTGAATGGCCATGGATGGGAAGCCCCAAAGTGA
- a CDS encoding glutathione S-transferase family protein encodes MGQDATMYQRAALTVYLHPFSSYCQKAKVAFYEKGVPFVVKLLDGSEPVASEFAALWPIGKFPVAVDGDQLIFEATGIIEYLEALYPDQVRLIPQNPVMAAEVRMWDRFFDNYISYPQQRVIYVALGREPDDGDDCAKWKTALETAYAILDQRMAGREWVAGNTFSLADCAAAPALLYADWTHAIPERFSHVHAYRTRLLARSSYAQVLDEARPYRHLFPLGAPQGRD; translated from the coding sequence ATGGGACAAGACGCCACGATGTATCAGCGCGCTGCGTTGACCGTCTATCTTCATCCTTTTTCCTCCTATTGCCAGAAGGCAAAGGTGGCCTTCTATGAAAAGGGCGTGCCATTCGTGGTGAAGCTATTGGATGGCAGCGAACCAGTGGCAAGTGAATTCGCGGCGCTGTGGCCCATCGGCAAGTTTCCGGTAGCGGTCGATGGTGATCAGCTGATCTTCGAGGCAACCGGCATCATCGAATATCTCGAAGCGCTCTATCCGGACCAGGTTCGGCTCATTCCGCAGAATCCTGTCATGGCGGCAGAGGTCCGCATGTGGGATCGGTTCTTCGACAATTACATCAGCTATCCTCAGCAACGGGTGATCTATGTCGCGCTCGGGCGCGAGCCTGACGATGGTGATGACTGCGCGAAATGGAAAACCGCACTGGAGACCGCATACGCCATTCTCGACCAGCGCATGGCAGGTCGTGAGTGGGTAGCGGGAAACACTTTCAGCCTGGCCGATTGCGCCGCAGCACCAGCGCTCCTTTATGCCGACTGGACGCATGCCATTCCCGAACGATTCAGCCATGTCCACGCCTATCGCACACGGCTGCTGGCGCGCTCAAGTTATGCACAGGTGCTTGATGAAGCGCGCCCTTATCGACACCTGTTTCCGCTGGGTGCACCGCAGGGGCGTGATTGA
- a CDS encoding RHS repeat-associated core domain-containing protein, producing the protein MAGHLAEMHEGDQVTRFRRDSFGRLLKRTTERPGMSPVKTSFAYDALGRRTYKHVEQQGQPSELTVFTWDGDLLQSEERFQGNMQTSRAFALPELEPEDPERRFSLPRAQRQQMLTEMPGIIPQRRVVYLFEPDSFIPAAKLEACYEAVAQATGTQAYGFTLYQLAQPALYYFQTDHLGTPLEVTDSDGQLAWVGHYRAWGKLEKANDGNNRQASTENPFRFQGQYHDPETGLHYNRHRYYDPEIGRFTTQDPIGLLGGENLYQYAPNPTGWVDPLGLKKCPCNVKFKRWKAGDAIDKPMPDGSDPSWDTVRSRYWKNRAATSSDEFSVDNMRRMRSGKAPLDFNPRTGNFESRELHHVMPQRAGGSNSPLNLRELTPDQHGAVDAFRHTVPTTGGIL; encoded by the coding sequence ATGGCCGGCCACCTGGCGGAAATGCACGAAGGCGATCAGGTCACACGCTTCCGCAGGGACAGTTTCGGCCGATTGCTCAAGCGCACCACCGAACGCCCTGGCATGTCCCCGGTGAAGACCAGCTTTGCCTATGATGCCCTGGGACGGCGGACCTACAAGCACGTCGAGCAACAAGGCCAACCCAGCGAACTGACCGTGTTCACCTGGGACGGCGACCTGCTGCAAAGCGAAGAGCGCTTCCAGGGCAATATGCAGACATCACGCGCCTTCGCCCTGCCCGAACTGGAACCGGAAGATCCGGAGCGCCGCTTCTCGCTGCCGCGGGCACAGCGCCAGCAGATGCTGACCGAGATGCCCGGCATCATTCCGCAGCGTCGTGTGGTCTACCTGTTCGAACCGGATAGCTTCATTCCCGCAGCCAAGCTGGAAGCCTGCTACGAAGCCGTCGCCCAGGCTACCGGCACACAAGCCTATGGCTTCACCCTGTATCAACTGGCGCAACCCGCGCTCTATTACTTCCAGACCGACCACCTCGGCACCCCGCTGGAAGTCACCGACAGCGACGGCCAACTCGCCTGGGTGGGACACTACCGCGCCTGGGGCAAGCTGGAAAAAGCCAATGACGGCAATAACCGCCAAGCCTCTACGGAAAACCCCTTCCGCTTCCAGGGCCAATACCACGACCCCGAAACCGGACTGCACTACAACCGCCATCGCTACTATGATCCAGAGATAGGCCGCTTCACCACCCAGGACCCTATCGGCCTGTTGGGTGGCGAAAACCTGTATCAGTACGCACCGAACCCGACTGGGTGGGTGGATCCGCTGGGGCTGAAGAAGTGCCCTTGTAATGTTAAGTTTAAAAGGTGGAAGGCTGGTGATGCTATCGATAAGCCCATGCCTGATGGCTCAGACCCTTCGTGGGATACTGTGCGATCTAGGTATTGGAAAAATCGAGCCGCGACCTCATCAGATGAGTTTTCGGTTGATAATATGCGCAGGATGAGATCAGGAAAAGCACCTCTGGACTTTAACCCAAGAACTGGAAACTTTGAATCTCGAGAATTACATCATGTTATGCCACAGAGAGCAGGTGGTAGTAACTCTCCACTTAACCTACGGGAACTGACGCCAGACCAACATGGAGCAGTGGATGCTTTCAGGCACACAGTTCCAACTACCGGAGGAATTTTATGA
- a CDS encoding DUF2501 domain-containing protein, translating to MDTRFKTIALAGLLGFMSIGQAQALSFDSVKESASSMLSEGGGEGAGLLSSLSSGSFSSGSLTNLTGVINYCQEKGYLGSTADVAKDQLMEQLGVSSEPTEDSAYQEGLSGILQGEDGESFNLASLGDTVGEKACGMVADQAVSMVRG from the coding sequence ATGGATACACGATTCAAGACCATCGCCTTGGCTGGATTGCTTGGTTTCATGTCGATCGGACAGGCGCAGGCCTTGTCTTTCGACAGTGTGAAGGAGAGCGCGAGCAGCATGCTTTCCGAAGGCGGCGGCGAGGGAGCCGGATTATTGAGCTCGCTATCCAGCGGCTCCTTCAGTTCAGGAAGCCTTACCAACCTGACGGGTGTCATCAACTATTGCCAGGAGAAAGGCTATCTCGGCAGTACCGCCGACGTTGCGAAGGATCAACTGATGGAACAGCTTGGTGTTTCCTCGGAGCCCACGGAAGATAGCGCCTACCAGGAAGGCCTGAGCGGAATTCTGCAGGGAGAAGATGGAGAGTCGTTCAATCTGGCCTCCCTGGGTGACACTGTAGGTGAAAAGGCCTGCGGTATGGTGGCAGATCAGGCCGTGTCCATGGTGAGGGGATAA
- a CDS encoding RHS repeat-associated core domain-containing protein yields the protein MLTDSDGQLAWVGHYRAWGKLEKANDGNNRQASTENPFRFQGQYHDPETGLHYNRHRYYDPEVGRFTTQDPIGLIGGENLYQYAPNPTGWVDPLGLCRYLLGNKKQKVNSASEGDIVRTPTTHPEDFSRVRGGGYKNDHTGELWSKSNTAHSDKAGEWKVGIGKAEPKPRQKITVGMSDGKIIKVDK from the coding sequence GTGCTGACCGATAGCGACGGCCAGCTGGCCTGGGTCGGCCACTACCGCGCCTGGGGCAAGCTGGAAAAAGCCAATGACGGCAACAACCGCCAAGCCTCCACGGAAAACCCCTTCCGCTTCCAGGGTCAGTACCACGACCCGGAAACAGGGCTGCACTACAACCGCCATCGCTACTATGATCCAGAGGTAGGCCGCTTCACCACCCAGGACCCCATCGGCCTGATAGGGGGCGAGAACCTGTATCAGTACGCGCCTAACCCGACTGGGTGGGTGGATCCACTGGGGTTATGCAGATATTTGCTAGGAAATAAAAAGCAAAAAGTAAACAGTGCAAGTGAAGGCGATATTGTTAGGACTCCAACAACTCACCCTGAAGATTTTTCTAGGGTTAGAGGTGGTGGATATAAAAATGATCATACTGGAGAGCTGTGGAGTAAAAGCAATACTGCCCACAGCGATAAAGCCGGTGAATGGAAAGTAGGCATTGGCAAAGCTGAGCCAAAGCCCCGTCAGAAAATCACAGTTGGAATGAGTGATGGAAAAATTATCAAAGTTGATAAATAG
- a CDS encoding GMC family oxidoreductase, which yields MTTQNDGQSYDLVIVGSGVAGSIVAYQLGSQGKKVLILEAGPEVPADRSGYMETFFKANAKTPESPYPPATQGALASTADNPLGLPDPKQENTPRYTVLQIGAWRKPDQCYFDYTPQDPKLNGDSPQAKFAFGSSYERIGGGTTWHWLGTSLRLFPNDFEMQTKYKQGVDWPGGAKFYDALVPYYEQATKHIGVSGDKQAMDQIYSAFGVSPDGHYGSQYDYPMPGIDPSLVDNSLNIEAVTSLKVDDIPVSITPTPQGRNSRPGERRQCAGNTNCIPICPIQAKYDATVTLAQALQTGNVEIRYRCVASNIRLDDTTHEVSGIDYITYDTQSGIPTGSGKAVGEKYFLAAHAIETPKLLLMSNKNKNFPNGVANSSDQVGRNLMDHIMYLAWGLAKNPVFPYRGPLSTSGIESLRDGKFRSERSAYRIEIGNEGWQWAANDPFTTLADFVFGQDASQTNGNAVNAQEQPLKFDPSLPDNAQLFGAKLVSTLNGIYTRQIRLGYLIEQLPDPENRVELSETLKDHLGLPRPKITYRIKSNYERNAFVSAKKVSTEIFQAMGAREYTKTPPAPVLYGSPSEVTSTNFEYQGQRFTFYGAGHIVGTYRMGDKKGNSVVNERQQSWDHSNLYMGGSGLFPTVATGNPTLTIAALAFKTATHILEDFGK from the coding sequence ATGACAACGCAGAATGATGGGCAGAGCTATGATCTGGTGATCGTTGGCTCCGGCGTTGCCGGATCGATCGTCGCCTACCAGTTGGGATCCCAGGGCAAGAAAGTGCTGATACTCGAAGCCGGTCCGGAAGTGCCGGCGGACCGTAGCGGCTATATGGAGACATTCTTCAAGGCCAACGCCAAGACGCCCGAGTCGCCCTATCCGCCCGCCACACAGGGTGCTCTGGCCTCGACAGCAGACAACCCGTTGGGACTGCCCGATCCAAAACAGGAAAATACGCCGCGCTACACGGTGCTGCAGATAGGCGCCTGGCGCAAACCCGATCAATGCTATTTCGATTACACGCCACAGGACCCGAAGCTGAACGGCGATAGTCCCCAGGCCAAGTTCGCCTTCGGCAGTTCCTACGAACGCATCGGTGGCGGCACCACCTGGCACTGGCTAGGCACCAGCCTGCGTCTGTTCCCCAACGATTTTGAAATGCAGACCAAGTACAAGCAGGGCGTGGATTGGCCTGGCGGCGCCAAGTTCTATGATGCACTGGTGCCCTATTACGAGCAGGCGACCAAGCACATCGGGGTATCGGGCGACAAGCAGGCAATGGACCAGATCTACAGCGCGTTTGGGGTCTCCCCCGATGGTCACTATGGGTCGCAATACGATTACCCCATGCCCGGCATCGACCCGTCGCTGGTCGACAATAGCCTAAACATAGAAGCGGTGACGTCGCTGAAGGTCGACGATATCCCGGTTTCCATCACCCCTACGCCCCAGGGCCGCAACTCCCGACCGGGCGAGCGCCGCCAGTGCGCAGGCAACACGAACTGCATCCCTATCTGTCCTATCCAGGCCAAGTACGATGCCACGGTTACCCTGGCGCAAGCGCTGCAGACCGGTAACGTGGAAATTCGCTACCGCTGCGTGGCCAGCAACATCCGCCTGGACGATACCACTCATGAGGTCAGCGGTATCGACTACATCACCTACGATACTCAGAGCGGTATCCCGACCGGTTCGGGCAAGGCAGTCGGGGAAAAATACTTTCTCGCCGCCCATGCCATCGAGACACCCAAGTTGCTGCTGATGTCGAACAAGAATAAGAATTTCCCCAATGGCGTGGCCAACTCCAGCGACCAGGTAGGGCGCAACTTGATGGACCACATCATGTACCTGGCCTGGGGGCTGGCGAAGAATCCGGTTTTCCCCTATCGCGGCCCGCTCTCCACCTCGGGGATCGAATCGCTGCGCGACGGCAAGTTCCGCAGTGAGCGCTCGGCCTACCGTATCGAGATTGGTAACGAGGGCTGGCAATGGGCAGCCAATGACCCATTCACGACCCTCGCGGATTTCGTCTTCGGTCAGGATGCCAGCCAGACCAACGGCAATGCGGTCAACGCGCAGGAACAACCGCTGAAGTTCGACCCAAGCTTGCCGGACAATGCCCAGCTGTTCGGTGCCAAGCTCGTCAGCACCCTGAACGGGATCTACACTCGCCAGATCCGCCTGGGGTATCTGATCGAACAGTTACCCGACCCGGAGAACCGCGTGGAACTGTCAGAAACCCTAAAGGATCACCTGGGCCTGCCACGTCCCAAGATTACCTACCGGATAAAGAGCAACTACGAGCGCAACGCCTTCGTATCGGCCAAGAAGGTATCGACCGAGATCTTCCAGGCGATGGGAGCCCGTGAGTACACCAAGACACCCCCAGCCCCGGTGTTGTACGGCAGCCCCTCCGAGGTGACGTCCACCAACTTCGAATACCAAGGCCAACGCTTCACCTTCTACGGTGCCGGCCATATCGTCGGTACTTACCGGATGGGTGACAAAAAGGGCAACTCTGTGGTCAACGAACGCCAGCAATCCTGGGACCATTCCAACCTCTACATGGGAGGAAGCGGGCTGTTTCCCACGGTCGCCACGGGTAACCCCACCCTGACCATCGCCGCCCTGGCCTTCAAGACGGCAACGCATATCCTGGAGGACTTTGGTAAATAA
- a CDS encoding RHS repeat protein, whose amino-acid sequence MAGHLAEMHEGEQVTRFRRDSFGRLLKRTTERPGMPSVKTDFTYDALGRLARAANLDSETRFHFDAADNLVAEIQHHQLPNGSEYRAVTRHTYDALGNREATTLPDGQTLSWLRYGSGHVHAMALDQQELIGFERDDLHREVRRHHRGRETQLRYDPVGRLIGQEVHQAGGRKIQRQWHYAENGLLTAIDDNLRGTTRYGYDPLGRLKSAISPVREEHFAFDPAGNLVDPQDAGDDGTTAATRWRQERPRDAFDHEPHERIRVDYPNAPKLSPAMGNLLKRYAGTHYHYDDFGNLQRRIAPTAKPGNTATMPSIA is encoded by the coding sequence ATGGCCGGCCACCTGGCGGAAATGCACGAAGGCGAGCAGGTCACACGCTTCCGCCGGGACAGCTTCGGCCGGTTGCTCAAGCGCACCACCGAACGCCCCGGCATGCCCTCGGTGAAGACAGACTTTACCTACGATGCCCTGGGCCGCCTGGCACGTGCTGCCAATCTCGACAGCGAGACCCGTTTCCATTTCGACGCTGCCGACAACCTGGTCGCCGAGATACAGCACCACCAGTTGCCCAATGGCAGCGAATATCGCGCTGTCACTCGTCACACCTACGACGCCCTGGGTAACCGCGAGGCCACTACCCTGCCGGATGGCCAGACACTGAGCTGGCTGCGCTATGGTTCTGGCCATGTGCATGCCATGGCCCTGGACCAACAGGAGCTGATCGGCTTCGAGCGTGACGACCTGCATCGCGAAGTGCGCCGTCATCATCGCGGGCGCGAGACCCAACTGCGTTATGACCCGGTCGGCCGCCTGATTGGACAGGAAGTGCATCAGGCCGGCGGACGCAAGATCCAGCGTCAGTGGCACTATGCCGAGAACGGCCTGCTCACGGCCATCGATGACAACTTGCGCGGCACCACTCGCTATGGCTACGACCCGCTGGGTCGACTGAAAAGCGCCATTTCGCCTGTTCGCGAAGAACACTTCGCCTTCGATCCGGCGGGTAACCTGGTCGATCCCCAGGACGCAGGCGATGACGGGACCACCGCAGCCACCCGCTGGCGGCAGGAACGTCCGCGTGACGCATTCGACCATGAGCCGCACGAGCGCATTCGTGTGGATTATCCCAATGCGCCCAAGCTGTCACCGGCCATGGGCAACCTGCTCAAGCGTTATGCGGGCACCCATTATCACTACGACGACTTTGGCAACCTGCAGCGCCGTATCGCCCCAACGGCGAAACCTGGGAATACCGCTACAATGCCGAGCATCGCCTGA
- a CDS encoding YciI family protein → MKYLCLVYSDEELLHSLPESPHDEECLAYAEKVQDSGSMLAAEALEPVLTAKTVRVRSGKTVVTDGPFAETKEQLAGFYLVEAQDVNEALEIAKGIPAARVGSVEVRPVRELDVPSLEV, encoded by the coding sequence ATGAAATATCTATGCCTGGTCTACAGCGATGAAGAATTGCTCCATAGCCTTCCGGAAAGTCCGCACGACGAGGAATGCCTGGCTTATGCCGAGAAAGTCCAGGACAGTGGCAGCATGCTTGCCGCTGAAGCCCTGGAACCGGTGCTGACGGCCAAGACCGTGCGGGTAAGGTCCGGCAAGACCGTCGTTACCGACGGCCCTTTTGCAGAAACCAAGGAACAGCTCGCGGGTTTCTATCTGGTGGAAGCACAGGATGTGAACGAAGCCCTGGAAATTGCCAAGGGCATTCCCGCTGCACGGGTGGGTAGTGTCGAAGTGCGCCCAGTGCGTGAGCTGGATGTGCCCTCGCTTGAGGTGTGA